In Lactuca sativa cultivar Salinas chromosome 5, Lsat_Salinas_v11, whole genome shotgun sequence, the DNA window TAGTagtttgggcagcacttcgttcTAATAAATAAGTTTCTTCGATGAAAACCGGGAGCTTTATTGAAACCCGGGCTTTGCGAGGGTtgagcttcaaaccgaaaagataaatttctcgaGGTCTTTAGGCACTTCGTAACGTATTTCGGGTGTTGGGTATGATCTCGGTGCTTTGGGGAATTAAAATTGGCTTAAAATAAGGTTTAGGGTGTAAAAAGTGTGAATTTTCCAACATTAGCCGGGAGGTATCGCACCTCCTTTATATAGGTGTGAGCCTTGGATCCGAAGCAAGGAGAAGGGAGCACATGGCTCGCATGCGACGGGGGGCAGATGACAGGTGTGAGGCGATACACGTGGCAGACAGCTGGCTTAAGACGCGAGGAGTCAACAACACGCGTCAAATTCTCATTGGACCAAACTTCGGACTCGTCATCTGATCGGAACACGGGGCAGGCTCGCATACGAGGTGACATGGCCGAACCCTGGCCATGCGAAATTCCTCGGATTTCGTGTTTTCCCAGAATTTGTGTCCCGAACATCAAatatccataactttcgcatatgagctctgtttttgacgttctttatatgtacgcgtaggtgaaattatgctctacaactttcgtttagacttcgtcggctaattttgactttgtttttaatattattatttttaacagaccgggacaggaaaatccattaaaagttcataacttcttcatccgacgttcgttttcgtctgtcgTTTTACctttgtactactattgacaagaccttcgattcttgtttaggttgtgtcggctaaaactcactcgatctttattttgagtttttagttgtctaccgctATTCCGAAACGtaaaaaaatcgtaacttcctcatacgaagtcagatttgaacgttctttttatgaaaattcacgGTTTAATGAATATTAAGACTTTCGTTTCaatcactaaagctaaaaagtagtttatcgaaagtcactttttacgctaaatagtgtttgccggttttgtcgcggatcttcgattggtcataacttcttccttataactcagatttcgatgaggttttcgcctaaatgtttctaacgaaattctttacaactttcattaataaaattatacttatttcgaattttatattttcgttaaatttcaatatttgacttttgttcggaatctcataagacttccaaaacATTctaagtgattctaaacatagttttacttcaattcaaGTAAAAACTATATGTTATAACTCAATACTCAcatataatatttcatatttttcattataaaacacgataactgaacgtgtatgttacaactttgtgcttacaatttatgtttatggttttaggtacctctggtTCGAAGGAGAAGGGCTTGACATGATCACACCGCATCCACCAATGTTCTACATTTGATGATTTTGATTTAtactctaataactattttctacATTGTCACACTTTTATTGGTTTTTGAAATCAATGATTGATGCTTTAGTtgacttataaataaaaaaatttactatgtatttttggggcgttacaagaATGTTCTTAGACCTTGATGAGAAAGTTTGAGTGTTCTATAATAGATCTTATATATCTAATCTAAgggaataaaaaaaatgaaaattttgtttatatccttagaaaattttaatttacatCTATATCCTTATCAAACTTAaaattgcatatatatatatatatatatatatatatatatatatatatatatatatatatatatatatatatatatatatatatatatatatatatatatgaaattataaaGCTCATGCTTATTTCCGAACTTATAATTTAATCAGGCTTAAATTGATTTAACATTGAAAAGACTATCTAAAGATCAGAATTCCATATGATTGTACTAAAATACCCTTTCGCTCCCCTCTCTCTAAATTTTCCAAGAGAGAAAACAACACACTTTAGTTGAAGAACACTTTTTTGTTGTTATCACATGTGCAATCCATGTTGCATTTGACATGCTTTTAGGAGGTGGATGATTATGGATCAAAGTTCGGGTCATGGTAAATCAATAACAACCGGTTAAATTGGTACTAAGGTGCTAAGATGTGTGAAAATTTGGTATTCGAAAACCTGCCTATGGTTTGAACCTGAGCAAATACAATGATAAGACCACATAAAACAAATGAACTGTAATGAGGACACAAAAAGAAAGTACATGATGCTTGCAATAATATTCACAGGTAGTGCATGGGACATACATAACAATACACTACTCCACGTGTCAACAATTAATGCAAATCTTAATGATAACGATCCAATCCAGAGTCTCATAGTGTAACACCTGTAAATCATCAATAAAATTCCACATATATCGCAGTATCGTAACACTACCTTTAAATATAGAACAAATAGAAACTCATTACACTTTTCGATTTTGAAAAGCATAAATTCAACATGAATcaattatgaattttcaaaattgAAGTGACTGGAAGTTTGTTTTTCACCTAAAATAGATATAGAAAATGCCTACAATCACTTGTTGAGGTTGGGATCATCATGAAGTGTCATGCAAGTGTTTGGTTGAGGAGCATCAAATCACTAGGGGTGGCGATGAGATATCGCATCACCAGAGATCCGAGATGAGTTAGGAATGGTGGGGAAAAGATGTAGAaactgttggattatgtgtctaagcccataactatttttggtatgtacttgatttgattttgagcatggtccttttgagtttccttcactcatgcaacttgataggacgaCAAGAGGAGAGaaagtagaatttattatatgaataataaattcatactcaaaatggttttattaatatattacaagattaatatattatttggaaatcatattatttaattagcattaatcagaaattaatttggtgatcaaaagagactgattaaataattgGGGTACTGttatgcaaatcattgatagttgcataattgggctgatggactccataTAGTGGACCGAACGAAacttatggggaagcccataagatttcgtccatgggCTCTAAGGAAGGAGTTCATGAGCTGCTTGTTGCCTAAGTTaagtattagggtttccacctaaaaaccctagcagcccacacaactatatatagacccctctGCTAGTAGAATTCGTCCCTATGAGTTTATATGAAGCCCAAGCCAAATTCTTCCCTTCTCCTAAAGTCATCTTCttgcattgagtgtttgtgactccattagaggtgcgatACTTGGGGTATTTGGCTTTCTGTAGTCAATATCAAGAAGGATTaaacttgttattgctacataacaagagaggtaaagtttctaaccctaatcatatgtcaatttcaaaacatgtatgctagccatagggttatttgctttggtattcaatgttgtatgttcaaatcagagaaacctagatcaaagcaattagggttgcatgtacaccataagaatgatgttATGCCCTAAACTCGACAGAAACATGGTGTGGCGATTGCTACCGAAGCATGGAGGCAGGATAATAACAATGCTCGAATCATTTTTAAGAGCAAAAACGTATTttagtgatgatgacgatgaatGATAGCAAAAATATAACCCATCAGTGAAGATAAATGAAATAGAATAATTTATCTCTCTATAAGATGCGTTAATTAAAGAGAAAATAATGGAAGGGTAATTTAGTACATTTATATGGAATTTTGAGTTTTAgatagtttttatttattaaattaatttaaatctaATTAAATTATAAGTTTGGATATAGACTCGGGTTTTATAGTTCGAGACAAAAAATTTTAAACGATTTTTTCCTTAAAAAAATGACGGTTGACAAAAGTACccttaattttaaatgtttttaaatgggCTATTACTTTTAAAATTTCTATATTTTCGCtacaaatatattattaaaatttaGATTATAGCATGTGGAAACCAAGCTtacaaaaatatttaaatttatataataaaatttataatcattaatcaattattttcaataaattattaaataaccATAATTTTGTAGGATTTTCAGTATAAAAATACAATTAAATTATTCGCAATAATAACCGAACcttatttaaaatgaatttaAATTTATCTTAAAAACCAAAGATCAAATAAATACTTATCTACCTTATTTTTGGTAGAATACAATTTGATTGGActtatttttaaaatatgattcaaaataatgctagtttttaatatattttaaacaGATGTCAAACCCGTTGACTTGATCTTTTCATAATTTATATTTTGCTTTTTATTCAACTTGatagtaataattttcttatttaataaTCAATCTGTGTTTATAAAAACTAATTGTATTTATCGCTTTTAAAACTATACCCATAAAACAAGCCCATTTAAATATTACCAGTTCAGGCCCACGATGACGTGGCAAATGTAAACTTTCCCAATCGCCCTCTCTGTCTGGACCGACTCCGCGTTGCTGAGATTTTAGGTGAGTGGGTCCCACCACCGGAAGCAAGTGTGAAATACTATAATAATTTACTTGATGCAGAAGTCTAGGTTTGGGAGAAATCTGAATCCCGATCGTCGGCGACGGAGTTCGATTATCTACATTCGATCTTATTACCAAGATCTCTGCGATTCAATTTCATTTCGGGTACAATTGAATGATTTTCTGTTTGCGAATTTGAGCAAAAATATGTACAATTAGTTCCTTTGCGAATTCAATAAATCTGGCGAACGCAGTGGGATTGAGAGCAAGGTCGTCGTTAAAGCAAGACCTGACCGGAAACGAAGACGACGAGGATTCCCGGCCGTGGCGTCGCCGGTTATTATCGTCGATGAAGATGAAGGTTTCGTTCGCCTTTACATGGTCGTCCGCCGCTCGCGCCTTTCTATTTTTTATTCTTCTCGCTGTCTTCGCCTTTGCATGTTACTCTCTCCCGGTCGAAAAGGTTATGCCTCATTATACTTTTTCGGTATCTGCTTTTACTGTTTAGAACATTGTATATGGTTAAGTTCAGAACAATAGAATTATTTTTTTGAAAGGTTTATTGCTTGTGAATACAGGGTTTTGAGAATAAATTGACTGAAATAGACGTCAGATTACGTATGAGAGCTTAAATTCAATGGTTATGGAAACAAATTCGAAACAAGAACAGTTAAAGTTTTAACTATAAGCTTCGATTCCCACTTGAATTCCTAGAATATAAGAAATTTTCACATATTCTCTTTACTTTTCTGTAAGAATCAGGAAAACATGCTATGTGTCCTTTATCCTCATGTTATGTTTAATTTGGTCTTGCCAAAACTGTTTATTTAGTTTATTCCCAATATTTGTCATCATTACAATTTATATCTTCTCATCATTTTGATGTTGATTTGGTCTTGCCAAAACTGTTCATTGAGAATCAGGAAAAACATGCTATCTGTCCTTTATTCTCGTGTCATGTTTAATTTGGTCTCGCCAAAACTGTTAATTGAGTTTATTCCCAGTATTTGTCATCATTACAGCTTATGTATGCTCTTCATTTTGATGTTGGTGTTTGCTCGATGTGTTTCTACAGATTTTGAAGAACTTTTTGCTGTGGATTAAGGCAGAGTTGGGTCCTTGGGGTCCACTTGTTCTGTAAGGCATTTCTTGTTTCCAATGTCTTAAGTTCCATTGTATGGAATTATCAACTATTTACATATCAATTGTTCCCCTTGATTATCCAATCAAATATTCTGTCTCATGTTCTCTTTTTCCCTTCAAATTTGCAGTGCTTTTGCTTACATCCCTCTAACAGTATTTGCAGTTCCCGCATCAGTGCTTACAGTGAGAACTGAACTTATTTCTGTTCTTCATTTGTAAAAGTGTAGATGTATGTGTCCTTATGTGCTTGTTTCTAATATATGGTTCAGCTTGGAGGAGGATATCTATTTGGATTGCCTGTGGGATTTGTTGCTGATTCAATTGGTGCGACTCTTGGTGCAACTGCTGCTTTCCTTGTTGGCAAAACAGTATGTTTTTTAATAGTTGAACTCAGCATTTCATAACATGTTGCATATCTGCATCTCAATTTCATATTATTTAAGCACCTCAGGATGCCAAATGATATAATTTACAATCTGTATGATTGGGCATCTATATGAATATCTTATTTGTATTTTTTCATTTGGTCTTGTATATGCACAGATAGGACGTTCTTATGTCATTTCTAAGTTAAAAAAGTATCCCAAATTCCAGGCAATCGCTATTGCAATTCAGAGATCTGGGTTCAAGGTATATGATATGATAAATCAACCATTTAAATAATTCCCATTtggatttttgtttatttctttttaaaatgTAAACATGTAATGATTCTATTTGTGACAGATTGTTTTGCTGCTTCGGTTTGTTCCTTTGCTTCCATTTAATGTCTTGAATTACCTTTTATCCGTTACTCCTGTTCGCTTGTGGGAGTATATCTTGGCCACTTGGCTTGGGATGATGGTATGCTCCTTTCAACTTTCccataaatttatttattattttttttttaaagtttttaatcTTTTGTTGTTGTGTGGTGGGGTTGCAGCCAATCACATTTGTGTTTGTGTACATTGGAACAACTCTCAAGGACCTTTCTGATGTAACACATGGCTGGCATGAGATATCAAAAACCCGTTGGGTAATGTCTCTAAAAAGAActtgatttgaaaaaaaaaaaaaagaagaagagcaAAATGTACATTTCACATAACATCTTCTTTTTCTGTTTTCTGTAATTGCAGATATTTATAGGTTCTGGGCTGATGATATCAGGTAAGTCAAAATCATTAACACATTCATAAGTGATGACATGACTAGTTTATGAAATATGACAATTGTTTTGGTTTTGTTGGTTGATAGTGATAATGATTGTTTACATCATTAAAGTTGCAAAGGCTTCTTTGGAAAAAGCACTGGCTGAAAATGGAGAGATAGATGGGATAGATTTGGATTCACCGGGGCTCCTGCCTATTTTAGCAGATTCAGCACTTGGTTTACATCAACCTCTCATACACACCACTCCAGATGATCTTGTTTGACTCCATTCACTTCACTATATGTAATGTAAATTCTTTCTCCCTTTAGAATATCATATTAACATTAAGCTAGGAAACTTGCTAAAATCAACACACCTCATGCACATGCAATacagaaaagaaagaaagaaaaaacttCTCTAAGTTTAGTTCGCTGACCCGTTTTTTCTTTGAATCAGCCCCCACTTGTTTGTAGTTTATATACAAAATCCGTAAGTATCTatgtaaggtgttgtttgttttaaaagttttccctcatttgtttttttttctttcattctcCTCAAATGGGACTTCTTTATCTCAAATATTACTTGTTACATACACAAATCAAGGTTTCCTTCATTATTGTTGCATGTGATCACACATGATCAATTTGATCAGATACCCATGTGTGATGTGTCGTCATCAAGGTAGTTGACAACTCCATGCACAAATATGACGACTTAAACATATAATAACCACAATATATGCAATGCATGCCTGTCATAAAAATACTCATTTGACAAAATGTTTGTTTTAGAGTTGCTTGAAGAGTTTGTTATGGCACTCAACACCTTTTGTTAAGTTTTCAGCAAACTCACATTTGTGTTTTCATTGTAATAAATATTTATTGACAAGAGATTTGATTTTATCCTCAAATAAGATAAAGGTCACAATGATGTGAGATGTTCTTATtttggaaatcatgtgtgtgactAGCAGTTTTAATCTCCCAAACATGTTAATATATCCTTCCATATGTTGATTAATCTAAGAATAATTTAAAACGCGACATATAATTCGTAAAAAGTCCaacttttgcaaaaaaaaaaaaaaaaaaaaactcatatttTACAAGTTGTATCCTATGAACTATATAAAGTAAAGTAACATTTTTAACTAGTCAGACatgttaatatgtttaattaattaaacttgaaaaatatgaaacattACATTTCGTAAACAAAATTCCAAATTCTATGAAAATGTACTTATTTTACGAATTATATCGTATGAGGGTGTCTGGGTGTGACAAAAATAACAGCTTACACTAGCCAAACATCTTAATGTACTAGTACTAGTGTACTACCACTTGGCCACTTGGGTCGCGAATAtaaaaattaatccaagcataACATGCAAACGTGTGATTtcacaaaaaaatttcaaatttttatggAATATTCTTTTTTGAGAATTAAGACAGAGAAATGTGACCGAACTAGCACAAATGGATTGCGAGTAGGTTTGAACTTGAGAGAATTTCATTAAGATTTGCGAAACAGTCGCACAAAAACCAAACAATAAATGAAAAGATTTAAGTAGTGGAGACTAGTCATATATTTCTTGGAAAAAAAAGTGCTAAAAATGGGAGTACAAAACTTAACAATGTACAAAAGACGATCCAAAAGCAAGATATCACATTAAAATCGCAGCAAAAAAGAGACAAGGGTGAGAACTAACATGTCTTAACTCTTAAAGTCATAACATTAAAATCACAGCAAAAAGAGACAAGGGATTTGGACACATGCGGCCAACCCACCTGATCATACACGACTTCCTGAAACAACCATGAATCAATAATCATGTTATGTTAGTAACAGCAACCCTAGTTCAAGTTtatgtatgatattatgtggtttCAATGTGAATACCCAAATTGCAGCCAAGCGGCGTGAAACTGTAACATCCATTTTCTAAGATTAGATCACTTGGATAACAAAAGTGAcggaaataatattttaaaagaaattcgaaaactttcaattattttgcattttaaaaatgtttttttttatacacAAAATGAGTGGCTAGGATTGTGTCTTCCCGTCTTACAGAATATATTGGTCTCACATGatcttaactatatatatatatatatatatatatatatatatatatatatatatatatatatatatatatatatatatatatatatatatatatatatatatatatatatatatatatatatatatatataggttcagttggaattaaaaataaaatagagatcttgagattcaacctcagtCACGTATTTCATATCTGCCTCCCTAACCTCCGTCGTACCGGCGCGTCAGGCGtgatataatcataaatgattatacagcGTCGCCGGTTCCTTTCTCCCCCGCTACTAACTCCACCACCATAATCGCCACCCCCATCACCATTACCACCACCTCTGACACCAGCCGACCCCACCACTGTCCCCTCCGTTATTTATACTCTCTGTCACCACCACCCATTCTGCTACCAACtgtcataatcatttatgattactcaatctgtgaacagtcatatatgtataatcatttaggTTTAGGCATAtacgtataaacatgtataatcctatatgattatacctctctgccatataatcatttatgattagacatACCATGTTGCTGCCGGTACGTTGGAGCATTAGAGCGACAAATAAGAAATATGTGactgaggttgaatctcaagatcttcacctttttttttaatctcaagtgaaccgtctcctatatatatatatatatatatatatatatatatatatatatatatatatatatatatatatatatatatatatatatatatagggccggTCTTGACGGTGGGCAACACGGGCGACCACCCAGGGTCTATGCCCCTAAGGGGCCCAAAATTTATGGGTTATATACAATATATGTAtgtaaaaaaaatttaacttATGTGTATATTTGTTAAGGGCCCAAGCCAAATTAAATCAATATCAAATCAGCCCAAGAAACTAATTGGAAGGCTGCTGGAAACACTGCATCTAGGAATTAAGCACAATAGACAACATAAATTAGGGTACCGAATCGACACTTGCACAAACATCAGACACAAATCGACATCTCGTTAGTCGTGTGAATCAGTTATTGTCGATCAAGCCTTGCCGCCTCGTCTGAATAGACATCAGGAGACACCTTCAGACATCATTCTCCACCCTCGATTCTCTTGCCTTCCCCTTCATTTGATTTTATTCCACACACTAGACATATATTTTTGAATTGATTTTCGATTTCTGGTACTGTACAAGCTTCTTATCAAAGCTTCTAATTTTTTATTTAGGGTATGTACAAGCATCATGCGCACATTTGAGGTATGGCCTGATCAAATcttttttgtttatgatttttttttttgtttctcataatTTGTTCTAATCAAAGACTCAAAAAAGtgtaaaccttctgatgttttgtttttgtttatggtttctgaAATCTGAACTCCATTCTTTTAGAGCCTAAGTTATTTTAGATTTCTGGTACTGTACAAGCTGCTTATCAGAGcttttgatctttaatttctggTACTGTACAACCATTAGGTGCGAATTGAGGTATGGTTTGATCAAAGttgtttttctgattttttttgtttcttattTTCTGCCATCAAAGAATCAAACAAAGTATCAAACACTCTAATTTTTGTTTCTGTTAGTATATCAGATTTCTGATTGTCTGATCTCTATTCTTTCAGCCTCAAACGTTTAAGATTTTTCACTCAATCATGTAATATGTTTGCAGGTTTTTGTATGTAGTTGTATAATCAACAGTTTTATGTTCCAACTTTTTTATGTTTTGTCTCTACTAGTTTTCTGTTATTGATTTTATTTTGCAGCTTGCTAATATTGGTTGTGGTTTAAAATTTGTTGATGTCTCACCTAATAATTACCTAAGGGAATCAATGTAAGAAAAATTAAATGTTTTGGCAATATTATGTTTAGAGAAATATAGGTTAGACAAAATTGATTTCGATAATATTACTAATGATTTTGCATCTTAAAATCTTAAAGATAAGCGTTTTTGTTAGTTGTTTTTGTAAAGGTTGTGGTTATATTATaaattcaactattttataaaaaaatattattaatgatTTTTGTAAATGATGTCTATTTCAAATCTTTATTATATCATGGCTTTGGAGCCCTTGTTTCTTTGTTGCCCCAGGCCCAAAATATATATGGACTGACCTGTATATATATAAACGGATTTGCTGAGTATCCTTGGAAGCAATTAACTGATGATGAAGATACAAGAGGAGGTAAGTGTATACACCCGACAGACCGACAAACACTTCAAATATTCGCAAACATCCTTTATGGTATGAATGGTATTGTATCAAGCCTCTTTTATTATTGTCTTGGGGTTAGTTTTTAACCCTTACCATGACTTGCGAAGTTTGCAAACTTAACTTTTCTTACCTCATGCCTGGAACCTTGCAGTTGCGGCATATAAATCACTTCCTCTAAAGAACATGGATAACATAACAAATGATTCAAAGCTCATCAAATATTAGAAAATTTTTTGACTTTGATGTCTTTTAAAGGCTTGCATAGGACCGTGAAACTAAATTTGGCAAATATGaccaaaatttgaaaaattaaacttGACAATAATTTCATAAATCAAGAAAATCACATGATTTGACATTTAAAATTGAATATGTAAATATTTACAAATGACCTGAAATTGATAAAAACTTAAAATTAAGGGTTTAAATGGTGAAATTTAGCAACATGTGGGAAAACGTCTTTGCCTATTTGCAATGACCTTAGCATATCAAGAGATTTCCATTCTTATAAGACATACCTCTAAACTCCTACACTCTTGATGGACCAAAAGTTATGTTAAAGTGGGCCTCTTCCCCCTCCTTTTTTTTTCCTTCTCAAACTTGTCCATCAAGGTCTCAactaaggggtcgtttgatagttgctgattgGGTTAGAGCTGATTGGGTTAGAAACTGATTGGGTTAGAAATTCTGACTGAGTCCACATCTGACTGAGtttatgttgtttgattatttttCTGACTGGCTGTGCTGAATGCtaaaaatgaccattctacccttttGTTCTTGCAACTCA includes these proteins:
- the LOC111892244 gene encoding uncharacterized protein LOC111892244, whose translation is MKMKVSFAFTWSSAARAFLFFILLAVFAFACYSLPVEKILKNFLLWIKAELGPWGPLVLAFAYIPLTVFAVPASVLTLGGGYLFGLPVGFVADSIGATLGATAAFLVGKTIGRSYVISKLKKYPKFQAIAIAIQRSGFKIVLLLRFVPLLPFNVLNYLLSVTPVRLWEYILATWLGMMPITFVFVYIGTTLKDLSDVTHGWHEISKTRWIFIGSGLMISVIMIVYIIKVAKASLEKALAENGEIDGIDLDSPGLLPILADSALGLHQPLIHTTPDDLV